CATTTTATTCTTACATGGTTTATACTTATATTTTTATGCGTTTTATTTTACCTGtgtgtagcctcgagaccaggccgattttaatcggcctggattcgaggctaacctGTGTGTAGTAATTATCTGTGTTTGTCTAACccttataaaagcgaaaactcggcctgggatcgctGCACTGTCCtacctcttctggtttcatcCGGTTCTATTGCGTTctcactacagtagaacctcgattatccggacaccttggttccagaagcaggccggataagtgaatatgccggataatcgaatagataaaccacgccttgatccacccactttattgatgaacagcagtgccgcatgttgtctgcgcatgcgcaaaagaaaagcaggcatgtctccatggtaacagctgcaacacgcatgcgcatttgagggacacgcccattttctgaattatgtaatctgattaaaaagaaaactgccaagccggataatcgaggttccggataatcgagggccggataatcgaggttctactgtactatgTTTCATTTaagcataattaattttgagaTTGACATTCTGCAAGCTGAATGAGAGCATATATAGTAGTTCCTCCACTATCTATGACTATGATGAGTGCAATGCAACTATTTGCAGCAAATATCCTGCAATTGTTTGTTTTTGCTGCAGGTAAGAACTAGCTACACATAGACGTCTGTATTCACTAGCCTAAATTTTACATGTTTTACAGCCACACTGACAACAGCTCCCTCCACTGTGGCCTGTCCTGATGAGACTGTCACCTTCACCTGTACTCTGCCTGGTAACCTCATACGATGGATGGTGTTTGCTGCAATGGCTGCTCCACAAGGCCGGATAGAGTTGTTCAGAATCAATTTGACTCCCAGCAACGATAATGAGATACAAGGTGATCCAGCATTTCGTGGTGATCTCACTAACTCCAGTGGAGGAATGCTCACTGCCACTCTCACCTCACTGTCCAAGGCCTCCACAGTAGAAGGTActgtggtggagtgtgtgggagagAGCTCACGAGAGGGTCCTCTTACCATCACTGTGGCTGGTGAGTTCTTTTCATAAGCACAATTTCTTGATCAACTTGATACACCCTACAGATCCACCCTCCTCTCCACTGAACCCAACTGTATCTTCCACTCAAAACCAACCCAATATCACTCTGGAGTGGGACCCTCCCTTttctactggtggtgtgtctgtcagctatatcctcaccatctccccaacacctctCTACGGGTCATCAGTTACCATCGGGACCACCTCTGCACAGATCACCATCTCTTACAACACTCTTTACAATGTAACCAtcagagctgtcaactgtgctGGAATGAATGAAAGTCAAATCGTGGATCTGAGTAAGCCATTTCTTGGTTATACAACAATCATGTGCTCCTTAATTCTCTGTAATGCAGTTGTGTGCCCCACACCATCTACTGCTGCTGGTGTGACTATCACCAACACACCTCCTGTCACTATTGGTGGATCCATGCTCACCTTTACTTGCAGTGGAGACAATGAAGTGAGGACCTCAACCTGTGGCAGTAGTGGGTGGTCTCCTGACCCTTGGACCTTCGACTGTGGCAGTCCTACAGGTATacttataaataattattaaatgtcTGCATTTTCCATGAGCCTCAGTTACCTGTGGTTCTCCTGCTGCACCATCCAGAGGCAGTGTGGACATCAGTAGTGGAACACCACCCTTCTTACTAGGTTTACAGGTCATCTACCGCTGTGACGAGGGACTGTTCCCACCTGATGTGAagaccagcacatgcactgatgtggagggtaggggagagtgggtggagaatcctGGGAGCTTGGTGTGCAGGGAGAGACCAGGTGAAATGTAGCTGTTTAGAGGCAATGTTTTTGATTTCCTTCGAAAAAGTTCATTCTATAGACGTACAATTATATTAGCTTACGACACCGCCTTTGTTCCACATTAATTTCAATGCGCAGGTTATTGGGTGCTCGTATAATACAAACATATCACTTTCTGAccgtccataattatagccaactGCTCTTTTCCTCTTGAGCTGTGCAATGGTGCTATAGTGGACTATGAGAGGTTGAATGAGACGGTGTTGGAGGGAACCATGCTGAcctaccagtgtgacaatggattcTCACTTACTGGGcccaacaccatcacttgcactaatgctggagtctggagcactgagcctgaggcaatcaAGTGTGTACTTATGACTGATTCAGAAGGTGATCAGCTTTGTTTTGTGTAAACTGACACAAGTCATAGATACAAGGCTAAAAGCTCGCATGAGATTCCGTATCTATATAAATTCATGTATCCcatagtacatgcatatacgtatatatactatCTCATCTCACAGTTTCTACTGTCGCTCCCTTGTTCTCCACTTTTGCAACTGTCGCTATCAGTgtggtcatcactttcattgtcactctagtcattggattcctcactggaTTGCTGGTGATGCATCTTTTCTCTCGTAAGAAAGCAGTGTACTTCCCAGCAACAAAAGGACAAACTAGTGTAAGAAACACTGCACCaactggtcctgtttatgaggaggtgtcacctaaAGAGGAGATggaactgaacactaaccaggcgtatggaccagtaggacTGTGAACCGTGCATTTTGTTTTCCACCCAAcattagctagctatataattattttatagtcagcatgctcgtttaagTTAGATTAGTACAAGTTTACGTTGTACAGTTTGAGTTACGTATTAATAGCACAAATTAATACATCTGTTCATTAAAGGCATCACATGTTTTGTATCAACAAAAtaagcaaaaattaattaaactTGTCCTAAAGGAAATGCATCACAGTACATACATAAATATTGGTACTGAaacgcataattattatgaatcgAAGTTAGGATAATAAGTGACTGTATACAGTAAAACCTGAACGGTTTCAATAGTGtcatctatacatgtagatctatatgctTTATGAGTCAATTTCTGCGGACAAGTTAGTATGGAACATTGCTATACTTCACTAATTCAGCTTTGAAAAGACGTGTGAGACTGTCTATAATAGCAAATTGAGGTTGACGGTTGGAGGTATTGCACATTAAAGATCGAGCATAACAAATGCAAAAAGATACAGCTATTACATAGTAAAGGGGTGAAGTGTGCACAACACAATGGGAGAATTTGTAATTAGTAACTATAATTGCACTAAGTAAAAATGTCACTACATCTGTCCCTGTACACTTATTGGGGTGAGCAAAGTGAGTCCCTTGTATATACCTAGTGTTCAACGTTGCAATTTTACGTATGTTTGTTTGTCATGGACCACCGGCACACGATATTATTTGTTTTTTGGGACTCGATATCCAAATTCTATGTGATTTCATTGCAGCATGCGTACCTCAGTCTCTGATACGCTAACAAAACAAGGTAGAACCACAAATTATGTTATAGTACAGACGTGGATATAAAACGGCCTAACGGGAAATTTCAGAAGCTATCTCATCATTACACGATACCTGTAACTGTTCTAAGTGCATATTCAGAGGCTGCATGTGAATTACATATATTGCAGTACTATATATAAAGCTTGACTGTCTCCCCTTATATTCAAATGTAGTGGTACTGATAGTTGTAGAGCTCATAGTTTCACCAAGAAAAAAAGTGGAGTTTATGTTTTACGATACCTTTCATTTGTCATTATGACAAGCGAGACAATGGAGATTGTGTAATGACTATCTTGTCCTAGAGGCCACATTGACTGAGTTGCAGTCGAATTAATTTATGAGAATCAAATACCGGATATGCAGAGTAGCTATAGAGCTACTTGATTGCACTGAACTGTTTGTTTGCATTCATCTCTATTGTCAACAGTTTGCTTTCAAAAGAATGTATCCTTTATGATCACAGCAGCTGGCTAAACAAACACCAACAGGTTACAATTCTCcttatatagcctcgatcccaggccgatccatCTCCAATAggtgacctagcgttcaattgcatggagacggatcggcctggggtcgaggctactCCTAGCCTCAATTCAAGgctgattaaaatacgtattttaatctgcctggaatcaaggctagacAACTCCAGAAGTGTACTGGAGGGAACAAACTTGTACTGATATCAAATGGTATTACTTGTAATACAGCAGACAATCTTTGTTGCTGGTGagtagctatttatcagtca
This is a stretch of genomic DNA from Halichondria panicea chromosome 1, odHalPani1.1, whole genome shotgun sequence. It encodes these proteins:
- the LOC135342833 gene encoding uncharacterized protein LOC135342833 codes for the protein MSAMQLFAANILQLFVFAAATLTTAPSTVACPDETVTFTCTLPGNLIRWMVFAAMAAPQGRIELFRINLTPSNDNEIQGDPAFRGDLTNSSGGMLTATLTSLSKASTVEGTVVECVGESSREGPLTITVADPPSSPLNPTVSSTQNQPNITLEWDPPFSTGGVSVSYILTISPTPLYGSSVTIGTTSAQITISYNTLYNVTIRAVNCAGMNESQIVDLIVCPTPSTAAGVTITNTPPVTIGGSMLTFTCSGDNEVRTSTCGSSGWSPDPWTFDCGSPTVTCGSPAAPSRGSVDISSGTPPFLLGLQVIYRCDEGLFPPDVKTSTCTDVEGRGEWVENPGSLVCRERPANCSFPLELCNGAIVDYERLNETVLEGTMLTYQCDNGFSLTGPNTITCTNAGVWSTEPEAIKCVLMTDSEVSTVAPLFSTFATVAISVVITFIVTLVIGFLTGLLVMHLFSRKKAVYFPATKGQTSVRNTAPTGPVYEEVSPKEEMELNTNQAYGPVGL